Part of the Natrialbaceae archaeon AArc-T1-2 genome, GTCAGCGTGTTCTCGCGGCTGATGGTGATCATCTTCGGTGCCTTCGGCGCTGCGGCCGTCGGCTACGCTTACTTCGCCGGCGCCAGCAACCGCCACCTCATGTGGGGACTCGGCTACGTCGGCGCGTCGCTGTGGACCGTCGTCGTCGGCGACTGGCTCGGGCTGATCGTCGGCTGGGAGATCATGGCCATCGCCAGCACCGTCTTCGTCTGGCTCTCGGGTGGCAAGGCGATCCGGGCCGGCTTTCGCTACGCACTCGCACACGGGATCGGCGGCAGCCTGTTGCTCGCCGGGATCGTCCTCTACCTGTTCGCCGTCGGTCCCGAACCGACCGCGTTACACTTCGACGGGAACGGGATCGGCGGCATGGAGGTCGCGGCCGCCGGCCTCGCAATCTCGATCCCGGCCGCGCTCGCCGGTGTCGGGATCGGCGTCAACGCGGCTGTCATCGGCCTGCACAACTGGATGCCCGACACCTATCCCGCGCCACACGCGGCGACGTCGGTGTTTTTAGCCTGTTACACCACGAAGACCGCCGTCTACGCCGCCTACCGTGCGTTCCCCGAGGGGAACCTGATCCTGGCCTACGCTGGCGGTGCGATGACCATCTACGGGGCCGCTTACGCGTTGGCCCAGAAGGACATGCGTCGGCTGCTCTCTTATCACATCCAGGGCCAGGTCGGGTTCATGCTCGCCGGGATCGGCGTCGGCTCCGCACTTGGGGTCGCCGGCGGCTTCGCCCACCTCTTCAACCACATCCTCTACAAGGGCCTGCTGTTCATGGCCGCCGGTATCATCATCCTGCAACTGGACAAGAACAAACTCGACGAGTTCGGTGCGATCGGGACCTCCGCACCGATCGCGCTCGGACTGTTCCTGATCGGCGCGCTCTCGATTTCCGGCGTTCCCGGCTTCAACGGGTTCGTGAGCAAGGGGATGTTGACTGACGCCGCCGAGTACGGCGGTCACGAACCGCTGTTCTGGCTGCTTCTGGTCGGTGGCGTCGGGACCTACGCCTCGTTCATCAAGTTCGGCTACTACGGGTTCCTCGACGGGGAACGCTTCCAGATGCCCGATGCGAACCTGGGCCAGACGGTCGTCGCGGGAGCGGTTGCGGCCGCCTGTGTCGTCTTCGGGCTCGCCTACCAGCCGCTTTTCGCGTTGCTCCCCTTTACCGACCAGTGGTCGACCGACCCGTACTCGAGTGCACACCTGCTGAAAGCCACTGGGATGGGCGTCGGTGGGATCGTCGTCTTCGTGATCGGGAAGCCGATCTTCGACCGACTCCACGGCGGGAAAGACGTCGACCGGCTACACGACCCGGCCGCGTTCTACGGGACGCGGGCGCTGTCGGGCGGGCTCGGTGGTTTCTACAACCGGGTCGGTGACGCCGTGATCGGGGCGGGCTGGGCGCTCGTCGATGCCGTCCACGATCCCGGCACAGCGATTCGCACCGTCCTCCCCGCAGGCTGGCGTGATCGGTACGATCGCCGCCTCGCGAGCACACCCGGCAAGACCGGGGCCAAACTCGGTATCGGACGAACGATCTACGTTGCAACGGGCCTGCTCACGATCGTACTCGCCGTTGCACTCTTCATCGACATCTGAAACCATGACGAGGATCTACACCACGGAGACGGTCGGACGGACGGACATCGAGATCGAAACGCGTCTCGCCATCGGTGGGTTCGGTGGGAGCGAGGGGGTGAACTGACCGATGGAGTGGCTCACCGGCATCGTCGTCCTCCTCCCGTTGATCGCCTCGGCGGTCCCGGTCGCCGCGAGCATCCGCTGGAAGAACATCGGCTGGCCGTTCGCTGCTGCGACCCTGCTCGCGACGTTCGGACTCGCCGTGTGGCTCGCGTACCTGGTCGTGACGGACGGACCGATCAGCCACGATCTGGCCGGCATCGACATGCCCCACGGTATCGAGCTGTTCGCAGACGAACTCTCGGTGTTAGTCCTCCTGCTCACGCTTATCGTCTGTCTCGGCGTGCTCGTCTACACTCGAGTCGGCGGCCCCAGGGGGAATGCCTTCTACGGCGGCTTTCTCCTTCTGACTGGTGGGATGCTCGGGATCACGCTTACGGCCGACCTGTTCAACCTCTATGTCTTCCTCGAGATCATGGCGCTTTCGTCGTACGCGCTGGTCTCGGCGGCGAAGTACCGCTGGTCGACCTACGCCGCGTTCAAGTACCTCCTGGTCGGCACCGTCGGGGCGGGATTTTACCTCTTCGGGGTCGCACTCGCCCTCGCCGCGACCGGGACGCTCAACATGCAGGACCTGTCGGTGCGCCTCGCCGAGGTCGGCTACACCGATCCGGTGGTGATCGCGGCCTTCGGGATGATGGCCGCCGGTCTCGCGATCAAGATCGCGCTGTTCCCGGTTCACACCTGGCTCGCCGACGCACACGCCTCGGCGCCCGACGGCATCAGCGCCGTCATCTCCGCGCTCGTCCCCGCCGTCGCGGTGTACGCCTTCGCACGAATCATCTACACCGTCTTCACCGTCGACTTCATCCAGACCAATCCGGACGTCGGGACGATGTTGCTTCTCGTCGGCCTGTTGAGCCTCTTTGCCGGGAGCACGTTCGCAATCTTGCAGGACCACATCAAGCTCGTGCTCGCGTACTCGACGGTCTCGCAGTTCGGCATCGTGTTGATCGGCCTCTCGATCGCCAACGAGACGGCGATCTTCGGTGCGATCTTCCAGATGTTCGGTCACGGTATCGTCAAGGCCTCGCTGTTCCTGCTGGCGGGGATGATCGCGTTGCGCTTTGGCGGGATTCGTCACATCGAGGAGTACGGCGGGCTCGCAAAGCAGGCACCCGTGATGGCCGGCGCGTTCGCCGTCCTCGCCGTCGCGATGATCGGTCTGCCGCCGACGTTCGGCTTCGTCGGCAAGTGGTACATCGCACTCGGGGCGTTCGAGGAGGGCATGTGGTACGTCTCCCTGCTCGTGCTCGGGAGTACGCTCCTGTCTGCGGCGTACATCCTCCCGTTCGTCAACCGGATCTACTTCTACTCCTTCGACGGCACCGACGCCGATCCAGAGCGTATCACCCGGGGGATGATGCTCGCGATCGTCGCCGGGGCGATCCTCGGCATCGTCCTCGGATTCACCTCCGGCGAGATCCACACCCTCCTCGAGGGCGCGATCGACGCGCTTCTCGAGGCCTGACACCGACCCACACCGGCGGTACGACTCCTTCGACGCGGTCTCGTTTCCGGACACCTACAGACCGTGTACGTCACAGCTACCCGTATCGTCCCGCTGACTGGTCACACGGGGCCCGACCGCTCGAGGCCGTGTCACGATAACGTGGTCACAACGGACCCTCGCCCGAACGAACGCAGATACCCCCCACTCGTCGGCCCAGTCCGTGTAGCACGATGTTACACGCCCAAAAGACAGGAATAACAATACAGACAGCGGGCGACGGGACGACGGGATGACAGAGACAGCGATCCAGCCGTCGAGATCGTCCCGTCCTCGCCCGATCGCGTCGCGCGCAGATCGCACTCGAGGGATCCGGTGACCATGTACGAGAGCCACTCCGTCGCGGTCGTCGTCCCGGCGTACAACGAGGCGGGACTCGTTGGGGAGGTGATCGAGACGATCCCCGCCTACGTCGACCGGATCTACGCCGTCGACGACCGCTCGACCGACGGGACGTGGGACGAGATCGTCCGCCACGCAGCCCGACGGAACGGCTCGGATCCCGACCCGGTCGACGGCCGCCCTACGTCGCGCTCTCCTCGTGACACCGCCGCCGACGGCGGCGTCGAGTCGGGCGAGGTCGTCGTGCCGATCCGCCACGAGGAAAACAGAGGCGTCGGCGGCGCGATCACGACTGGCTACCAATACGCCCTCGCGGACGGCATCGACGTCACCGCCGTGATGGCCGGCGACGGCCAGATGAACCCCGATCACCTCGAGTGGCTGCTCGAGCCGATCGTCGACGGCACGGCCGACTACGCGAAGGGCAATCGCCTCTACGGGAACGACCGCTCGTCGATGTCGTCCTGGCGGCTGTTCGGTAACCTCACGCTGTCGTACCTGACGAAGATCGCCTCGGGCTACTGGCGAATGATGGACCCACAGAACGGCTACACGGCGATCTCTCACGACGCGCTCGAGGCGATCGACCTCGAGGACCGCTACGAGGCCTACGGCTTTACGAACGACCTGCTGGTGACGCTCAACACCCACGGCTTCCGGATCGCCGACGTCTCGATGCCGGCAGTCTACGGTGAAGAGGAGAGCCACATCCAGTATCGGTCGTTCGTTCCGAACCTCTCGGCGCTACTGTTGCGTCGGTTCGTCCGCCGGCTGTACGTCCGGTACCTGCTGACCGACTTCCATCCGCTCGCGCTCATGTACGCCGTCGGCGTGGCCGGTGGAATGATCGCACTGGCGGGGATCACGGCGGCGGTCCGTCGACGAGCGAACGGCTCGTCGGACGGGATGACGTCGCTGGTCCTCCTCTTTCTGTCCGTGATCGACCTCCTGCTCGCGATGGTGTTCGACCGACGGGAGAACGAGGAGATGGTGGTGACGGTCCCGTGAGGGCGATCGTCACGATCCAACATCCGGCTCACGTCCACTTCTATCGTCACGTCATCGACGAACTCGAGGCCAGGGGCCACGGGGTGTTCGTCTTCGCCCGCGAGAACGACCTGGCGGTGCCGTTGCTCGAGCATTACGACATCGACCACGAGGTGCTGGCCAGTTCACAGGAGTCGATCGTCGGACTCGTGCGAACGCAGCTGACCTACGAGCTGCGGTTGTTGCGACGAGCACGAACGATCGACCCCGACGTGATGACTGCGATCGGCGGCGTCGCCGTCTCCCACGTCGCTCACCTGGTCGGCGCACGCAGCGTCGTCTTCCTCGACAACGAGGGTGTCACCTCCCACCGGATCACCACGCCGTTTGCCCACGTGGTCTGTACCCCACGGGCGTTCCGGGAGGAGTACGGCGACACCCACCGCCGATACGACGGCTACCAGGAGCTCGCGTACCTCCACCCCGCCCGGTTCGATCCATCGCCTGACCGCCTGCGCGCACACGGCGTCGAGCCCGACGAACGGTATTCGGTGCTCCGATTCCGGACGTGGGACGCACTCCACGACGTCGGCGAAGCGGGACTCTCCCCGGCGGGAAAACGACGGCTCGTCGACATCCTCGCCGACCACGGCGAGGTCTACATCACGAGCTCCGATCCGCTCCCGTCTGACCTCGAGCCCTACCGGCTGCCGGTGCCGACCCACCTGATCCACGACCTGCTGTACTACGCTGACTGCTACGCCGGCGACTCCGCGACGATGGCGACGGAAGCCGGCGTCCTCGCCACGCCGGCGGTCCGGATCCAGTCGTTTGCCACCGGCGACCGGGAGTTCAGCAACTTCGTCGAACTCGAGGAACGGTACGGGCTCGTCCGATCGACCGCCGACGAACGGGACGCGCTCGAACTCGTCGCGACCCTCGTCGCCGATCCGGAGACGACGGCGATCTGGCGAGCGCGCCGTGAGCGCCTGCTCGGCGAGAAGATCGATGTAACGTCGTTCGTCGTGGAGGTGCTCGAGGCACAGGCCGGCGAGAGGGTCGAGCGTCGCCGTCGGCCGGCCAACGTCTCGCGGTGAGCGGGATAGCTTGTCTCACCCGGTGTGGCCCTCGCCGCCGTCGCCGTCCGATTCCGGTCCCGGTCCGGCCGTCGTCTGCCCCGTGCTGGCGACGGCGAGCGACCGTTCGGGGACGTCCGTCCGTAACGCGGTCTCTGCCGTCGTTGCGGCTGTTCTGGTATCGCCGTCCAGGCCCCGGCGTGCACCGCGTGGCGTGAGGTAATTGCCGTCGACGTCGACGCCGGCCTCGGAACAGAGTCGTTTCAGGATCGATCTGGCACCCTCGGTCGTGATCGCGGGCGGTGCAATCGTTCGCGTCCGGGCGAGCGTCACTGCCGTCTCCTCCTCGAGCAGGGTTTCGATCTCCTCGTCGTCGTGGCCTCGCTCGCGAAGGGTCGACCGAACGCGACGCGCGATCGAGGGTGCGTGTCGGGTCGGAAACAGCGGCCACTCGGTCGATGGTGGATCGAGTACGATCCGGTACCGGCGCAACGGCGTGCGGGCGGCCGCCGGCAGCGGCACGTCCTCGAGTCGACCCGACTTCCCGAGCACCCGGATCCGACCGCGATAGAAGTCGACGTCGCCCCACGTCGCGCCGTCGCGGCGATCGTCCTCGGGTACGCGAAAGAGCTCTGCCCCGCGAACGCTGGCGTGGGCGAGCGTCGCCACCAGTGCGTACTCGCGCAG contains:
- a CDS encoding Na(+)/H(+) antiporter subunit D, translated to MSAPLFGVDALLSVPPFLFVVAAVVLVALLPRREAHLVTVLALLGTVAWALLVPDGTGPTVTFLGFEVIVVDVSVFSRLMVIIFGAFGAAAVGYAYFAGASNRHLMWGLGYVGASLWTVVVGDWLGLIVGWEIMAIASTVFVWLSGGKAIRAGFRYALAHGIGGSLLLAGIVLYLFAVGPEPTALHFDGNGIGGMEVAAAGLAISIPAALAGVGIGVNAAVIGLHNWMPDTYPAPHAATSVFLACYTTKTAVYAAYRAFPEGNLILAYAGGAMTIYGAAYALAQKDMRRLLSYHIQGQVGFMLAGIGVGSALGVAGGFAHLFNHILYKGLLFMAAGIIILQLDKNKLDEFGAIGTSAPIALGLFLIGALSISGVPGFNGFVSKGMLTDAAEYGGHEPLFWLLLVGGVGTYASFIKFGYYGFLDGERFQMPDANLGQTVVAGAVAAACVVFGLAYQPLFALLPFTDQWSTDPYSSAHLLKATGMGVGGIVVFVIGKPIFDRLHGGKDVDRLHDPAAFYGTRALSGGLGGFYNRVGDAVIGAGWALVDAVHDPGTAIRTVLPAGWRDRYDRRLASTPGKTGAKLGIGRTIYVATGLLTIVLAVALFIDI
- a CDS encoding monovalent cation/H+ antiporter subunit D family protein, producing the protein MEWLTGIVVLLPLIASAVPVAASIRWKNIGWPFAAATLLATFGLAVWLAYLVVTDGPISHDLAGIDMPHGIELFADELSVLVLLLTLIVCLGVLVYTRVGGPRGNAFYGGFLLLTGGMLGITLTADLFNLYVFLEIMALSSYALVSAAKYRWSTYAAFKYLLVGTVGAGFYLFGVALALAATGTLNMQDLSVRLAEVGYTDPVVIAAFGMMAAGLAIKIALFPVHTWLADAHASAPDGISAVISALVPAVAVYAFARIIYTVFTVDFIQTNPDVGTMLLLVGLLSLFAGSTFAILQDHIKLVLAYSTVSQFGIVLIGLSIANETAIFGAIFQMFGHGIVKASLFLLAGMIALRFGGIRHIEEYGGLAKQAPVMAGAFAVLAVAMIGLPPTFGFVGKWYIALGAFEEGMWYVSLLVLGSTLLSAAYILPFVNRIYFYSFDGTDADPERITRGMMLAIVAGAILGIVLGFTSGEIHTLLEGAIDALLEA
- a CDS encoding glycosyltransferase family 2 protein, with the translated sequence MYESHSVAVVVPAYNEAGLVGEVIETIPAYVDRIYAVDDRSTDGTWDEIVRHAARRNGSDPDPVDGRPTSRSPRDTAADGGVESGEVVVPIRHEENRGVGGAITTGYQYALADGIDVTAVMAGDGQMNPDHLEWLLEPIVDGTADYAKGNRLYGNDRSSMSSWRLFGNLTLSYLTKIASGYWRMMDPQNGYTAISHDALEAIDLEDRYEAYGFTNDLLVTLNTHGFRIADVSMPAVYGEEESHIQYRSFVPNLSALLLRRFVRRLYVRYLLTDFHPLALMYAVGVAGGMIALAGITAAVRRRANGSSDGMTSLVLLFLSVIDLLLAMVFDRRENEEMVVTVP
- a CDS encoding DUF354 domain-containing protein → MRAIVTIQHPAHVHFYRHVIDELEARGHGVFVFARENDLAVPLLEHYDIDHEVLASSQESIVGLVRTQLTYELRLLRRARTIDPDVMTAIGGVAVSHVAHLVGARSVVFLDNEGVTSHRITTPFAHVVCTPRAFREEYGDTHRRYDGYQELAYLHPARFDPSPDRLRAHGVEPDERYSVLRFRTWDALHDVGEAGLSPAGKRRLVDILADHGEVYITSSDPLPSDLEPYRLPVPTHLIHDLLYYADCYAGDSATMATEAGVLATPAVRIQSFATGDREFSNFVELEERYGLVRSTADERDALELVATLVADPETTAIWRARRERLLGEKIDVTSFVVEVLEAQAGERVERRRRPANVSR
- a CDS encoding tyrosine-type recombinase/integrase, yielding MTGVRVADAVDTYLERKAVGDPDGPGAGAYASNAASILRRFITWLEREHDVVSVFELEAEHMRAYASELETRTDRGEYAASTAGTYYAVVRAFLSWCVQGGILEENPAETEAARAALPSEDTENGSRAWSSEHRRELETYVERRALEATDADRRERLSRLREYALVATLAHASVRGAELFRVPEDDRRDGATWGDVDFYRGRIRVLGKSGRLEDVPLPAAARTPLRRYRIVLDPPSTEWPLFPTRHAPSIARRVRSTLRERGHDDEEIETLLEEETAVTLARTRTIAPPAITTEGARSILKRLCSEAGVDVDGNYLTPRGARRGLDGDTRTAATTAETALRTDVPERSLAVASTGQTTAGPGPESDGDGGEGHTG